A region from the Microcebus murinus isolate Inina chromosome 27, M.murinus_Inina_mat1.0, whole genome shotgun sequence genome encodes:
- the WDR18 gene encoding WD repeat-containing protein 18, translated as MAAPMEVAVCTDSAAPLWSCVVWELHSGANLLTYRGGQAGPRGLALLNGEYLLAAQLGKNYISAWELQRKDQLQQKIMCPGPVTCLTTSPNGLYVLAGIAESIYLWEVSTGNLLVILSRHYQDVSCLQFTGDSSHFLSGGKDCLVLVWSLCSVLQADPSRIPAPRHVWSHHTLPITDLHCGFGGPLARAATASLDQTVKLWEISSGDLLLSVLFDVGIMAVTTDLAEHHMFCGGSDGSIFQVDLCTWPGQRERSFQPEQDTGKVFKGHRNQVTCLSVSTDGSVLLSGSHDETVRLWDVQSKQCIRTVALKGPVTNATILLAPLSMLNSDFRPSLPLPHFNKHLLGAEHGDELRRGGLTLRLGLHQQGSEPSYLERMEQLQGVMCNTMEKNVLGGQDQLRVRVTELEDEVRNLRKINRDLFDFSTRIITRPAK; from the exons ATGGCGGCGCCCATGGAGGTGGCCGTGTGTACGGACTCGGCGGCACCGCTGTGGAGCTGCGTCGTGTGGGAGCTGCACTCGGGCGCCAACCTGCTCACCTACCGCGGTGGCCAGGCAGGACCCCGCGGCCTGGCACTGCTCAATGGCGAATACCTGCTGGCGGCGCAGCTGGGCAAGAACTACATCAGCGCCTGGGAGCTGCAACGGAAG GACCAGCTCCAGCAGAAGATCATGTGTCCTGGGCCTGTCACCTGTCTGACCACATCACCCAACGGCCTTTACGTCCTGGCAGGAATTGCAGAAAGTATATACCTGTGGGAG GTCTCCACCGGGAACCTTCTGGTCATCCTGAGCCGGCACTACCAGGACGTCTCCTGCCTGCAGTTCACAGGGGACAGCAGCCACTTCCTCTCGGGGGGCAAGGACTGCCTGGTGCTGGTGTGGAGCCTCTGCAG cgtGCTGCAGGCCGACCCCTCCAGGATCCCGGCCCCCCGGCACGTCTGGTCTCACCACACGCTCCCCATCACAGACCTGCACTGTGGCTTCGGGGGGCCTCTGGCCCGGGCAGCCACCGCCTCGCTGGACCAGACCGTGAAG CTGTGGGAGATCTCCTCGGGCGACCTGCTGCTCTCGGTGCTGTTTGACGTGGGCATCATGGCTGTGACCACAGACCTGGCCGAGCACCACATGTTCTGCGGCGGCAGCGACGGCTCCATTTTCCAGGTGGACCTCTGCACCTGG CCCGGGCAGAGGGAGCGGAGCTTCCAGCCGGAGCAGGACACCGGGAAGGTCTTCAAAGGGCACAG GAACCAGGTGACCTGCCTGTCGGTGTCCACGGACGGCAGCGTGCTGCTCTCGGGCTCCCACGATGAGACCGTGCGGCTCTGGGACGTGCAGAGCAAGCAGTGCATCCGGACAGTGGCGCTCAAAG GCCCTGTGACCAACGCCACCATCCTGCTGGCGCCTCTCAGCATGCTGAACTCGGACTTCAGGCCCAGCCTGCCGCTGCCCCACTTCAACAAGCACCTGCTGGGCGCCGAGCATGGGGACGAGCTGCGCCGCGGGGGCCTCACCCTGCGCCTGGGCCTGCACCAGCAG GGCTCTGAGCCCAGCTACCTGGAGCGGATGGAGCAGCTGCAGGGGGTCATGTGCAACACCATGGAGAAG AACGTGCTGGGCGGCCAGGACCAGCTGCGGGTCCGCGTGACCGAGCTGGAGGACGAGGTGCGCAACCTGCGCAAGATCAACCGCGACCTCTTCGACTTCTCCACGCGCATCATCACCCGGCCGGCCAAGTGA